One Peptostreptococcus equinus genomic window carries:
- a CDS encoding DegV family protein yields the protein MNYKTAIIVDTGTDISLNMAKEYGIELIPLTIRYTDREYKDMLEIEAKEVYDNFENEIPKTSLPSIGEVIEILENLHKKGYEEFIIITISSGLSGTYQVCYNALKELAYKGEVIDTKRIGLMSGCFGVFASKLRSKGYRYEEICDIVKNNLDNCYGYYTLENLKYLIKGGRIGHVDGALANLLNIKPVISCNDEGVYYTVKKARGRKNSIKEISKLIKEKISDDPYWIMLCEGNSPEGINYLKSELKEELKKAEFTVTNQITATLGVHTGPGLVSGILFKPQYNSK from the coding sequence ATGAATTATAAGACGGCTATTATTGTAGACACTGGAACGGATATATCTTTAAATATGGCTAAAGAATATGGTATTGAATTAATACCATTGACAATAAGATATACAGACAGAGAATATAAGGATATGTTAGAAATAGAGGCAAAAGAAGTTTATGATAACTTTGAAAATGAAATACCTAAGACGAGTTTACCTTCAATAGGAGAGGTAATAGAAATTTTAGAAAATTTACATAAAAAAGGATATGAAGAATTTATTATAATTACAATATCTTCTGGTTTAAGCGGAACTTATCAAGTTTGTTATAATGCACTTAAGGAATTAGCCTACAAAGGAGAAGTTATTGATACTAAAAGGATAGGGCTTATGTCTGGATGTTTTGGTGTTTTTGCATCTAAACTTAGAAGCAAAGGTTATAGGTATGAAGAAATCTGTGATATTGTAAAAAACAATTTAGATAATTGTTATGGATACTATACATTAGAAAATTTAAAATATCTTATTAAAGGTGGGAGAATTGGCCATGTAGATGGTGCTCTAGCTAATTTATTAAATATTAAACCAGTAATATCTTGTAATGATGAAGGTGTTTATTATACAGTTAAAAAGGCTAGGGGACGTAAAAATTCTATCAAAGAAATTTCTAAGTTGATAAAAGAAAAAATTTCAGATGATCCATATTGGATTATGTTATGTGAAGGAAACAGTCCAGAGGGGATAAATTATTTAAAATCAGAACTTAAAGAAGAATTGAAAAAGGCTGAATTCACAGTTACAAATCAAATAACAGCAACGTTAGGAGTTCATACAGGACCAGGCTTAGTGTCTGGAATATTATTTAAACCCCAATATAATTCAAAATAA
- a CDS encoding aminotransferase class I/II-fold pyridoxal phosphate-dependent enzyme translates to MKKYIYDKLNEIHSKKMTSFHMPGHNNAKLFDELGYTDLMHNIYKLDTTEIIGTDNLHSPKEIIDKSQKQALKILFNDLDCVDNYELSYLVNGSTSGIEAAIMYSCKNKDKIIINRNCHQSAYNACIMANLEPIFVMDIINKRNSILEGSDINAYLQAIDNNPDAKAVFITRPTYYGNVFNLEAIIKKAHSKGMIVIVDEAHGAHLNLSSQLPKSALYLGADIVVQSLHKSLPTFTQTSIMVVDCKRININRMRVFLSMTQSSSPSYILMMSIEIGLEIYEKNGKALMEELLVNIDEFRKKQNKYKITLGDDRTKLFINTIDKGINGYDFAKLLRYEYNIQVELANYYGILLLCTIGNNEEDFNKLDDSINDIAKRKLYGPEEKNFVYFHSMDDDISDKPIRPIYMSKSIELNLPNEIPLSVLRPKQAMDLDRESIEIHKSLDRLCADFIIPYPPGVCLIGPGEKINKEIIDFIKNSQELKIDINGIESKDFKYISVIKDI, encoded by the coding sequence ATGAAAAAATATATATATGATAAATTAAATGAAATTCACAGTAAAAAAATGACATCTTTTCATATGCCAGGCCATAATAATGCAAAGCTTTTTGATGAACTAGGTTACACAGATTTGATGCACAATATTTATAAATTAGACACTACTGAAATAATAGGTACTGATAATCTACATAGCCCAAAAGAAATAATAGATAAATCTCAGAAACAGGCATTAAAAATATTGTTTAATGATTTGGATTGCGTTGATAATTATGAGCTTTCATATTTAGTGAACGGTAGTACTTCTGGCATTGAAGCAGCTATAATGTACTCATGTAAAAATAAAGATAAGATAATAATAAATAGAAATTGCCATCAGTCCGCATACAATGCATGTATTATGGCAAATCTAGAGCCTATATTTGTAATGGATATTATAAATAAAAGGAATTCTATACTTGAAGGAAGCGATATTAATGCTTATTTACAAGCTATAGATAATAATCCAGATGCAAAAGCGGTCTTCATTACTAGACCAACGTATTATGGTAATGTATTTAATTTAGAGGCTATTATAAAAAAAGCTCATTCTAAAGGTATGATTGTAATTGTAGATGAAGCACATGGAGCGCATTTGAACTTATCCAGTCAGTTGCCAAAATCGGCCTTATATTTAGGTGCGGATATAGTAGTACAGAGTTTGCATAAATCCTTGCCTACCTTTACCCAAACTTCTATAATGGTGGTTGATTGCAAGAGAATAAATATTAATAGGATGAGAGTATTTTTATCCATGACTCAAAGTTCTAGTCCTTCATATATATTGATGATGAGTATAGAAATAGGATTGGAAATTTATGAAAAAAATGGTAAAGCACTTATGGAAGAGCTACTGGTAAATATAGATGAATTTAGAAAAAAACAAAATAAATATAAGATAACTCTTGGAGATGATAGAACAAAATTATTTATAAATACTATTGATAAAGGCATAAATGGGTATGATTTTGCAAAACTTTTAAGGTATGAATATAATATACAAGTGGAATTAGCAAATTATTATGGCATTTTACTTTTATGTACCATTGGAAACAATGAAGAAGATTTCAATAAACTAGATGATTCTATAAATGACATTGCTAAGAGAAAATTATATGGTCCAGAGGAAAAAAATTTTGTATACTTTCACTCAATGGACGATGATATATCTGATAAGCCAATCAGGCCAATTTATATGAGTAAATCTATAGAGTTAAATCTACCTAATGAGATTCCTTTATCTGTTTTAAGACCAAAGCAGGCAATGGATTTAGATAGAGAGTCTATAGAAATACATAAATCACTAGATAGATTATGTGCAGACTTTATAATTCCATATCCACCAGGTGTATGTTTAATAGGACCTGGCGAAAAGATAAATAAAGAGATTATAGACTTCATTAAAAATTCTCAAGAATTGAAAATAGATATAAATGGAATAGAAAGTAAAGATTTTAAATATATTAGTGTTATAAAAGATATATAA
- a CDS encoding dTMP kinase, producing MKGSIFVIESGTDGSGKATQTELLYNRLKEEGYKVMKVEYPNYKSDSSALVKMYLDGKFGKKADDVDGYIASTFYAADRYASYKIEWEDFYLDGGIILADRYTTSNMVHQASKIDSKEDKDMFLNWLYNYEYGLYKLPQPSQVFFLDVPVEMTERLMKDRKNKITNESKKDIHESDIEYLKKTYSNSKYVAEKYNWSIIECMEIVDDDIKMKSIEDIHNEIYSKIKKQINTK from the coding sequence ATGAAAGGGAGCATTTTTGTTATAGAAAGTGGTACAGACGGTTCAGGAAAGGCGACCCAAACAGAACTATTATACAATAGGTTGAAAGAAGAAGGATATAAAGTAATGAAAGTAGAATATCCTAATTACAAATCTGATTCTTCAGCTCTTGTAAAAATGTATTTAGATGGTAAGTTTGGAAAAAAAGCGGATGATGTAGATGGGTATATAGCTTCTACATTTTATGCGGCAGATAGATATGCTTCTTATAAGATAGAATGGGAAGACTTTTATCTTGATGGAGGGATTATACTAGCAGATAGATATACAACTTCAAATATGGTTCATCAAGCTTCTAAAATAGATAGCAAAGAAGATAAGGATATGTTTCTAAATTGGCTATATAATTACGAATATGGTCTATATAAACTTCCTCAGCCAAGCCAAGTATTTTTTTTAGATGTACCTGTAGAAATGACAGAAAGACTGATGAAAGATAGAAAAAATAAAATTACAAACGAATCGAAAAAAGATATACATGAAAGTGATATTGAATATTTAAAAAAGACATATAGTAATTCTAAATATGTTGCAGAAAAATACAACTGGAGTATTATAGAATGTATGGAAATAGTCGATGACGATATAAAAATGAAATCTATAGAAGATATACACAATGAAATTTATAGTAAAATAAAGAAACAAATAAATACTAAATAA
- a CDS encoding ATP-binding protein: MFENIYGHEFAKNILFKSIKNGQLTNAYVFTGPEGVGKAKLAREFSKEIMGVRLDNTSDFIEINPKKDESTIKIEAIRSINNSINIKPYGKYKIYLINDADKMTVQAQNALLKTLEEPSSYGIIILITKNKDLLLETILSRCIELKFSPLSDDSIKHILTDNGYSEESISVASIFSRGNASLALEIANSSSLVEIREEVENFIEELLKREGYYEITRFSENIKKYSMQINSVIEIFELYIRDAILIKSNADKNLIANKYRYEFLNKLASALSVYQMGQIIDILEDSKKKLASNCNFNTCMQTMSLNIYEVVNIW; the protein is encoded by the coding sequence ATGTTTGAAAATATATATGGTCATGAGTTTGCAAAAAACATATTATTTAAATCTATAAAAAATGGTCAATTAACTAATGCATATGTATTTACTGGACCTGAAGGAGTTGGAAAGGCAAAACTTGCAAGAGAATTTTCTAAGGAAATAATGGGAGTTAGACTTGATAATACTTCCGATTTTATTGAAATAAATCCTAAAAAAGATGAGTCGACAATAAAGATAGAAGCTATAAGATCAATAAATAATAGTATAAATATAAAACCATATGGAAAGTATAAAATTTATTTAATTAATGATGCAGATAAAATGACAGTTCAAGCACAGAATGCTTTATTAAAAACTTTAGAAGAACCCAGTAGCTATGGTATAATAATACTTATAACTAAAAATAAAGATTTGTTATTAGAAACAATACTTTCTAGATGTATAGAATTAAAATTTTCGCCACTATCTGATGATAGTATAAAGCATATACTCACAGATAATGGCTATAGTGAAGAAAGTATTAGTGTGGCAAGTATTTTTTCGAGAGGAAATGCTAGTCTTGCACTTGAGATAGCAAATAGTAGCAGTTTAGTTGAAATAAGGGAAGAAGTGGAAAATTTTATAGAAGAACTTTTAAAAAGAGAAGGCTATTATGAAATAACTCGTTTTTCGGAAAATATAAAAAAATATAGTATGCAAATAAATAGTGTGATTGAAATATTTGAATTATATATAAGAGATGCAATATTAATTAAATCAAATGCAGATAAAAATTTAATCGCAAATAAATATAGATATGAATTTTTGAATAAATTAGCAAGTGCATTGAGTGTATATCAGATGGGGCAGATAATAGATATATTAGAAGATAGTAAAAAGAAATTAGCTTCTAATTGTAATTTCAATACATGTATGCAGACTATGTCATTAAATATATACGAGGTGGTGAATATATGGTAA
- a CDS encoding PSP1 domain-containing protein codes for MVNIVGIRFKAAGKIYYFDPLDIELKIGDDVIVETSRGLEYGMVVIETRSVKEDDIVSPLKPIIRLATNEDSKIYQENKVKTKEATAVCQEKIKLHDLDMFLIDCEYTFDRNKLIFYFTAEGRIDFRELVKDLAAIFKTRIELRQIGVRDEAKILNGIGPCGRGLCCSNWIGEFMPVSIKMAKDQGLSLNPAKISGVCGRLFCCLKYESQGYAEAIKKMPAQGWIVKDLYDNRKAKVVEANYLLETIKVEYEDNKEFGVLSEGDYKVVKAFKKDNIKTNPIADETLDAEALAELKRLEQE; via the coding sequence ATGGTAAATATAGTAGGAATAAGATTTAAAGCTGCGGGAAAAATATATTATTTTGATCCGCTTGATATAGAATTAAAAATAGGAGATGACGTGATAGTAGAAACATCTCGAGGTCTCGAATATGGTATGGTTGTTATAGAGACTAGATCAGTGAAAGAAGATGATATTGTAAGTCCTTTAAAGCCTATTATTAGGCTGGCAACTAATGAAGATAGCAAAATATATCAAGAAAATAAAGTAAAGACAAAAGAGGCTACGGCTGTTTGCCAAGAAAAGATAAAATTGCATGATCTAGATATGTTTTTGATAGATTGTGAATATACGTTTGATAGAAACAAGCTAATTTTTTACTTTACAGCAGAAGGAAGAATTGACTTTAGAGAGCTAGTCAAAGACTTAGCTGCAATATTCAAGACTAGAATAGAGCTTAGACAGATTGGTGTAAGAGATGAAGCTAAAATACTAAATGGCATTGGACCTTGTGGAAGAGGTTTATGTTGCTCAAATTGGATAGGTGAATTTATGCCTGTATCAATAAAAATGGCAAAAGACCAAGGATTATCTTTAAATCCAGCAAAAATTTCAGGGGTATGTGGCAGATTATTCTGCTGTCTAAAATATGAGTCTCAGGGATATGCAGAAGCTATCAAGAAAATGCCTGCTCAGGGATGGATAGTAAAAGATTTATATGATAATAGAAAAGCAAAAGTAGTAGAAGCAAATTATTTGCTAGAAACTATTAAGGTAGAATATGAAGATAATAAAGAGTTTGGTGTATTATCAGAAGGTGATTACAAGGTAGTAAAGGCCTTTAAGAAAGATAATATCAAGACAAATCCTATAGCAGATGAAACATTAGATGCAGAAGCTTTAGCAGAATTAAAGAGATTAGAACAGGAATAA
- a CDS encoding tRNA1(Val) (adenine(37)-N6)-methyltransferase, which produces MENIDKYLKENERIDDLQFNELKIIQNPNGFCFGIDAVLLANFVKVKQKHKMVDLGTGTGIIPILVSGKSRVSEIIGVEIQDEVADMAKRSVELNRLQDRIKIENIDMRQICSIIGKNSYDVVTSNPPYMHSNGMINPNDKKAISRHGIMCDLEDVIKIAADLLKPNGKFFMVNRSQRLVDIIDFGRKYKLEAKVMRFIHSKVGKSPKLVLVEFVKYAKPELKILNPLYVYKEDGTYTEELLSIYANQSVEV; this is translated from the coding sequence ATGGAAAATATAGATAAGTATCTAAAAGAAAATGAAAGAATAGATGACTTACAATTTAATGAATTAAAGATAATACAAAATCCCAATGGATTTTGTTTTGGTATAGATGCTGTATTATTAGCTAATTTTGTGAAAGTAAAACAAAAACATAAGATGGTTGATCTTGGAACAGGAACAGGTATAATACCGATTTTAGTATCTGGGAAAAGTAGAGTATCTGAAATTATTGGAGTAGAAATACAGGATGAAGTAGCTGATATGGCAAAAAGATCTGTTGAGCTCAATCGTTTACAAGATAGAATTAAAATTGAGAATATAGATATGAGACAAATATGTTCGATTATTGGTAAAAATTCTTATGATGTGGTTACATCTAATCCACCATATATGCACTCAAATGGAATGATTAATCCAAACGATAAAAAAGCTATTTCTAGGCATGGTATAATGTGTGATTTAGAAGATGTTATAAAGATAGCAGCAGATTTATTAAAGCCAAATGGAAAATTTTTTATGGTGAATAGAAGTCAAAGACTAGTTGATATAATAGATTTTGGTAGAAAGTATAAGTTGGAAGCCAAGGTTATGAGATTTATTCATTCAAAAGTAGGAAAGTCTCCTAAGCTAGTACTGGTAGAGTTTGTAAAATATGCTAAGCCAGAGCTTAAGATACTGAATCCCTTATATGTGTATAAAGAGGATGGAACATATACTGAAGAATTATTAAGTATTTATGCAAATCAAAGTGTGGAGGTATAA
- the rsmI gene encoding 16S rRNA (cytidine(1402)-2'-O)-methyltransferase, translating into MKGKLFICPTPIGNLEDISYRTLRVLKEVDLIAAEDTRHTIKLLNHFDISKPLISYHEHNKITKGSAIISKLEEGTNIALVSDAGMPGISDPGADMVSLCIENSIKVEVLPGPSAFVVALVGSGLDTNKFVFEGFLDRDKKKKKDRLEKIKNEERTLIVYESPHRLKETLKLMFDILGERRISLCRELTKKYEDYHRTNISQAINFYNENDPRGEYILVLEGNSNPIDEDLNNYSELSDRDYVIKLIEQGQSKKDAIKMVSRERKVKKDIIYKQVLDL; encoded by the coding sequence ATGAAAGGTAAATTATTTATATGCCCAACACCTATAGGTAATCTAGAAGATATATCTTACAGAACTCTGAGGGTATTAAAAGAAGTAGATTTAATAGCGGCAGAGGATACTAGACATACTATAAAACTATTGAATCACTTTGATATATCAAAGCCACTAATTAGCTATCACGAGCATAATAAAATAACGAAAGGATCAGCTATAATATCAAAGCTTGAAGAGGGAACTAATATAGCTCTTGTAAGCGATGCAGGTATGCCAGGCATTTCAGATCCAGGAGCCGATATGGTTAGTTTGTGTATTGAAAATTCAATTAAAGTGGAGGTTTTACCTGGTCCATCAGCATTTGTTGTCGCATTGGTAGGATCTGGTTTAGATACTAATAAGTTTGTTTTTGAAGGTTTTTTAGATAGGGATAAAAAGAAAAAGAAAGATCGTTTGGAGAAGATAAAAAATGAGGAGAGAACACTCATAGTTTATGAATCACCACATAGACTAAAAGAGACTCTTAAACTAATGTTTGATATTTTGGGAGAGAGAAGAATATCTTTGTGTAGAGAACTTACCAAAAAATATGAGGATTATCATAGGACAAATATAAGTCAGGCTATAAACTTTTATAATGAAAATGATCCTAGAGGGGAATATATATTGGTATTAGAAGGTAATTCAAATCCGATTGACGAAGATTTAAACAATTATTCTGAACTTAGTGATCGAGATTATGTAATTAAGTTAATTGAGCAAGGACAAAGTAAAAAAGATGCCATAAAAATGGTCAGTAGAGAAAGGAAAGTTAAAAAAGATATAATTTATAAACAGGTATTAGATTTATAA
- a CDS encoding nicotinate phosphoribosyltransferase, which yields MKTNLTMLTDLYQLTMMNGYFKKGIHEDIAVFDVFFRKNVCEGGYTIVCGMEEVVHYVQNLAFNDHDIEYLKGLGLFDDEFLEFLRKFKFTGDIYAVEDGTVMYPGEPILIVKAPLYQAQLVETAILSIVNFMTLIATKASRVCYAANGDPVLEFGLRRAQGPEAGLYGAKAAIIGGCVGTSNVLTGKMFNVPISGTHAHSWVQKFDTELDAFRAYADTYPETCLLLIDTYNVLDSGIKNAITVFKELREKGYEPLGVRLDSGDLTYLSKEVRKRLDEAGFPDAKITASNDLDEYTITSLKQEGAVIDSWGVGTKLITSYDYPSLGGVYKLCATTNKEGILEPKIKISENPEKINNPGFKKVVRIYNSFGKSEADLIMLSDEEIDTSKPLEIFDPIYTWKTKTYENYKVKEMLSPLFLKGICVREKKTVEEVKDHTRNELACIWNQYKRIKNPHIYKVDLSQKLWDLKQNMIAQKKKF from the coding sequence ATGAAAACAAATTTAACAATGTTGACTGACTTATATCAGTTGACAATGATGAATGGATACTTCAAGAAAGGTATACACGAAGATATAGCGGTATTTGATGTTTTTTTCAGGAAAAACGTTTGCGAAGGCGGTTATACAATTGTATGTGGTATGGAAGAAGTAGTTCATTATGTGCAAAATTTGGCTTTTAATGATCATGATATTGAATATCTAAAAGGTTTAGGCTTGTTTGATGATGAATTTTTAGAATTTTTAAGAAAGTTTAAATTTACTGGTGATATATATGCAGTTGAAGATGGAACTGTCATGTATCCTGGTGAACCAATTTTAATAGTAAAAGCACCATTGTACCAAGCTCAGCTAGTAGAAACAGCCATATTATCAATAGTAAACTTTATGACTTTAATAGCGACTAAGGCTTCAAGAGTATGTTATGCTGCTAATGGAGACCCAGTCTTAGAGTTTGGTCTTCGTAGAGCACAAGGACCAGAAGCGGGTTTATATGGAGCAAAAGCAGCTATAATAGGTGGATGTGTTGGTACATCAAATGTATTGACGGGAAAAATGTTTAATGTTCCAATTTCAGGTACACATGCCCATAGTTGGGTGCAAAAATTTGATACAGAACTAGATGCTTTTAGAGCATATGCAGATACCTATCCAGAGACATGCTTGCTTTTAATTGATACATATAATGTTTTAGACAGTGGTATAAAAAATGCGATTACTGTATTTAAAGAGTTAAGAGAAAAGGGCTATGAACCACTAGGTGTAAGGCTTGACTCAGGAGACTTGACTTACCTGTCAAAAGAAGTAAGAAAACGCCTAGACGAAGCGGGATTCCCAGATGCGAAAATAACAGCATCAAATGATTTGGATGAATATACAATTACTTCTTTAAAACAGGAAGGGGCGGTAATAGATTCATGGGGTGTTGGAACTAAATTAATAACATCTTATGATTATCCTTCATTAGGTGGTGTTTATAAGCTTTGCGCAACAACAAACAAAGAAGGTATACTTGAGCCTAAGATTAAAATATCTGAAAATCCAGAAAAAATTAATAATCCAGGATTTAAAAAGGTTGTGAGAATATACAATAGTTTTGGTAAATCAGAAGCGGATTTAATAATGCTTTCAGATGAAGAGATAGATACTAGTAAACCACTAGAAATTTTTGATCCAATTTACACATGGAAAACAAAAACTTATGAAAATTATAAGGTAAAGGAGATGTTATCTCCATTATTCTTAAAGGGTATATGTGTAAGAGAAAAGAAGACAGTGGAAGAAGTAAAAGATCATACACGCAATGAACTCGCCTGTATATGGAATCAATACAAGAGAATAAAGAATCCCCATATTTACAAGGTGGACCTGTCACAAAAATTATGGGATTTGAAACAAAATATGATTGCTCAGAAAAAGAAATTTTAG
- a CDS encoding Lrp/AsnC family transcriptional regulator, giving the protein MDVTDAKIIEILQDSGRISMKDLGIAVGLTSPAVSERVKRLEEAGIISGYKAIINPDSMGRVIKAFINVSLPGSAYEKFLEKVKNDPRIVECHHITGDDSSLIKVIVENMDELEDVIDGLKDFGRTKTSVILSTPIQAKSIL; this is encoded by the coding sequence ATGGATGTAACAGATGCAAAAATAATAGAAATACTACAGGATAGTGGAAGAATTTCTATGAAAGATTTAGGTATAGCAGTAGGTTTAACTTCTCCAGCTGTATCTGAAAGAGTAAAAAGATTAGAAGAAGCTGGTATAATATCAGGATATAAGGCAATAATAAATCCAGATTCTATGGGCAGAGTAATAAAGGCATTTATAAATGTATCTCTTCCAGGATCAGCTTATGAAAAATTCTTAGAAAAGGTAAAAAATGATCCAAGAATAGTTGAATGTCATCATATAACAGGAGACGATAGTTCATTAATAAAGGTAATAGTTGAAAATATGGATGAACTTGAAGATGTAATAGATGGTTTAAAAGACTTTGGTAGAACAAAGACTTCAGTTATACTATCAACTCCAATTCAGGCAAAATCAATTTTATAA
- the metG gene encoding methionine--tRNA ligase produces the protein MAEKPTFYVTTPIYYPSGKLHIGHAYTTIAADAISRFKRFCGYDVRFLTGTDEHGEKIQKKAKEAGMKEIDFLDAQIAEIKDLWKKLEITNDDFIRTTEERHEKAIQKIFTKLYEQGDIYKGSYEGNYCVPCESFWTESQMLEGNRCPDCGRETKVVKEESYFFKLSKYEDRLRDLFENTDFVLPESRKNEMIKNFLDPGLEDLSVTRTSFDWGIKVPFDEKHVIYVWVDALCNYITALGYEGEDDTNFKKYWPADVHLVAKEIVRFHTIIWPAILMALDLPLPKRVFGHGWILFADDKMSKSKGNIVYPGQMVDKYGVDALKYFLLREFSFGQDGSYTHRNFINRINSDLANDLGNLVSRTVSMVEKYNDNILVKNDETNEFDQSLIDTYKESRVDFEKQMNELMFHEALESVWKFVRRTNKYIDETMPWALAKDETSKDKLNHVLYNLCESIRLISTLISSLLPETSRKIFAQIGVAGKEELTSWESTNEFGLIKDGTKVEKGEVLFPRLDVEEEIKILEEMFAEKIVDQEVKIQHKKEITIEDFEKVELRVGKVVKCEKHPKADRLLVSQIKLGSEVRQIVSGIAQWYKPEEMIGKQVVVVCNLKPVKLRGVESQGMILAAGDNGSDLVLPEVLGAIDGSEVR, from the coding sequence ATGGCAGAAAAACCTACATTTTACGTAACAACACCTATATACTATCCAAGTGGAAAATTACATATAGGTCATGCTTATACTACAATAGCAGCAGATGCTATATCAAGATTTAAGAGATTTTGTGGTTATGATGTAAGATTTCTAACTGGAACAGACGAGCATGGAGAAAAAATACAGAAAAAAGCTAAAGAAGCAGGAATGAAAGAAATAGATTTTTTGGATGCTCAAATAGCTGAAATAAAGGACCTTTGGAAAAAGTTAGAAATAACTAATGATGACTTTATTAGAACAACAGAAGAAAGACACGAAAAAGCTATACAGAAAATCTTTACAAAGCTTTATGAACAGGGAGATATATACAAGGGGTCATACGAAGGTAATTATTGTGTTCCTTGTGAAAGTTTCTGGACAGAAAGTCAGATGCTAGAAGGAAATAGATGTCCAGATTGTGGTAGAGAAACAAAGGTTGTAAAAGAAGAATCTTATTTCTTTAAGTTATCTAAATATGAAGATAGGTTAAGAGATTTATTTGAAAATACAGATTTTGTACTTCCAGAAAGTAGAAAAAATGAAATGATAAAAAATTTCTTAGATCCAGGTTTGGAAGATTTATCTGTGACAAGAACTTCATTTGACTGGGGTATAAAGGTTCCATTTGATGAAAAGCATGTAATTTATGTATGGGTAGATGCCTTGTGCAACTATATAACTGCTTTGGGGTACGAGGGTGAAGACGATACAAACTTCAAAAAATACTGGCCAGCAGATGTACATTTGGTTGCAAAGGAGATTGTAAGGTTCCATACAATTATATGGCCTGCAATATTGATGGCACTTGATTTACCACTTCCAAAGAGAGTATTTGGTCATGGATGGATTTTATTTGCTGATGATAAGATGAGTAAATCAAAGGGTAATATAGTTTATCCAGGTCAGATGGTAGATAAATATGGAGTAGATGCACTGAAATACTTCTTATTAAGAGAGTTTTCATTTGGACAAGATGGATCTTATACTCATAGGAATTTTATAAATAGAATAAATTCAGATCTAGCAAATGATTTAGGAAATTTGGTTAGCAGAACAGTATCTATGGTAGAAAAATATAATGACAATATTTTAGTGAAAAATGATGAAACAAATGAATTTGATCAATCTTTAATAGATACATACAAAGAATCTAGAGTAGATTTTGAAAAGCAAATGAATGAATTAATGTTCCATGAAGCACTAGAAAGTGTATGGAAATTTGTAAGAAGAACAAATAAATATATAGATGAAACTATGCCTTGGGCTTTAGCTAAGGATGAGACTTCAAAAGATAAGTTAAATCATGTATTGTATAATCTTTGTGAGTCTATAAGGCTGATATCGACATTAATTAGTTCATTGTTGCCGGAGACTTCAAGAAAGATATTTGCTCAGATAGGTGTAGCTGGCAAAGAAGAATTGACAAGTTGGGAAAGTACAAATGAATTTGGATTAATAAAAGATGGAACAAAGGTTGAAAAGGGAGAGGTGTTATTTCCAAGATTAGATGTTGAAGAAGAAATAAAGATATTAGAAGAAATGTTTGCTGAAAAAATAGTAGATCAAGAAGTTAAAATACAACACAAGAAAGAAATCACTATTGAAGATTTTGAAAAAGTTGAGCTAAGAGTTGGTAAAGTCGTAAAATGTGAAAAGCATCCAAAAGCGGACAGACTATTAGTATCACAGATAAAACTTGGTTCTGAAGTTAGACAGATAGTTTCTGGCATAGCACAGTGGTATAAACCAGAAGAAATGATAGGAAAACAAGTAGTTGTAGTATGTAACTTAAAGCCAGTAAAACTAAGGGGAGTAGAATCTCAAGGTATGATATTGGCAGCTGGAGATAATGGAAGTGATTTAGTTTTGCCAGAGGTTTTAGGGGCAATTGATGGATCTGAGGTGAGATAA